One window from the genome of bacterium encodes:
- the murB gene encoding UDP-N-acetylmuramate dehydrogenase: protein MTIRENVSLRNLTTLRIGGDARFVIDCDTGEDIETAVLEARKLGLPVFILGGGSNVLARDAGYPGVVLRPRIPGVTFSELRSGSVEVTAGAGILWDELVRICVLRCLWGLENLSGIPGTVGGAVVQNIGAYGAALSGTLVRAEAFDTALLASRIYTRDECRFGYRDSFFKHEGRKHVIMRATFTLSSVPAPNFSYRDPNRSYKDVARVLGENPAPTLADIRTAILSIRADKFPDLSKEGTAGSFFENPILPETHARALQARYPEMPLFSMPETSDLKVPLAWLLDHVLGLRGFREKRVRLFEKQALVLVAEDGATAADVEAFADMIAKKVFDATGIVVVREVRAFG from the coding sequence ATGACGATCCGGGAGAACGTCTCGCTTCGGAATCTCACCACCCTCAGGATCGGCGGTGACGCGCGCTTCGTCATCGACTGCGATACCGGAGAAGATATCGAAACAGCGGTTCTTGAAGCCCGCAAGCTCGGCCTTCCCGTTTTCATACTAGGCGGAGGATCGAACGTGCTTGCGCGCGATGCGGGATACCCAGGCGTCGTCCTTCGTCCGCGGATTCCGGGCGTCACGTTTTCTGAGCTTCGAAGCGGCAGCGTCGAAGTCACGGCCGGAGCGGGAATCCTGTGGGACGAACTCGTACGCATATGCGTCCTGCGCTGCCTGTGGGGTCTTGAGAATCTTTCCGGGATTCCGGGTACCGTCGGCGGCGCCGTCGTACAAAATATAGGCGCGTACGGGGCCGCGCTCTCCGGGACGCTTGTACGCGCGGAAGCGTTCGATACTGCGCTCCTTGCGTCCCGAATATACACCCGCGATGAATGCCGGTTCGGATACCGCGACAGTTTCTTTAAGCACGAGGGAAGGAAACACGTCATCATGCGCGCGACGTTCACGCTTTCGAGCGTTCCGGCGCCGAATTTCTCGTACCGGGATCCGAACCGCTCCTATAAAGATGTCGCGCGGGTGCTCGGGGAGAATCCGGCCCCGACGCTCGCCGATATCCGGACGGCCATCCTGTCCATTCGTGCCGATAAGTTCCCCGACCTCTCGAAGGAAGGTACTGCGGGGTCGTTTTTCGAGAACCCGATCCTTCCCGAAACACATGCCCGTGCGCTTCAGGCGCGCTACCCGGAAATGCCGCTGTTCTCCATGCCGGAAACCAGCGATCTTAAGGTGCCGCTTGCGTGGCTTCTGGATCACGTACTCGGACTCCGGGGTTTCCGGGAGAAGCGCGTGCGCCTTTTCGAGAAGCAAGCGCTCGTGCTCGTCGCCGAGGACGGCGCGACCGCGGCGGATGTGGAAGCGTTCGCCGATATGATCGCGAAAAAAGTTTTTGACGCTACCGGCATCGTTGTCGTGCGCGAAGTGCGCGCGTTCGGATAA
- a CDS encoding nucleotidyltransferase family protein: protein MQTIDSIKKKAAAVLPDYGVTEAYLFGSLARGDGREDSDVDILVRFDGVRGLFAFVAAKLAMEEALGGCSVDLVQIDALRPEFRADIEREKIRLF from the coding sequence ATGCAAACGATTGACTCAATAAAAAAGAAGGCGGCGGCGGTGCTGCCTGATTATGGTGTAACGGAGGCATACTTATTCGGTTCCCTCGCGCGAGGTGACGGACGTGAAGATAGCGACGTCGATATTCTCGTACGATTCGATGGTGTACGCGGACTTTTCGCATTTGTTGCGGCTAAACTCGCGATGGAGGAAGCGCTTGGAGGCTGCTCCGTCGATCTGGTGCAGATAGACGCGCTTCGTCCGGAGTTCCGGGCCGATATAGAGCGCGAGAAGATACGGCTGTTCTAA
- the secA gene encoding preprotein translocase subunit SecA, whose translation MANILNRLFSRNQSAGFLKEAAPVVARANALESELLELPREALAARLEGLRTRVADGKPSDEAIAEVFAIVREAARRTRNERHFDVQLIGGLALARGKIAEMRTGEGKTLVATLPAVLRALAGKGVHIVTVNDFLARRDATWMGQVYAYLGITVGVVTSGGSYLYDESHVEKEEDKARDELGSFRVFYDYLRPATKKEAYAADVTYATNNELGFDYLRDNTAYDASQISQRGHHYAIVDEVDSILIDEARTPLIISGPAAESGDLYVRFAKIVEGFKEGEDYTIDEKQRAIQITEEGIGKAEKVLGLENLYTEGGMKYAHHLETAVRAKALFHNDKEYVVKDGEVVIVDEFTGRLQPGRRWSEGLHQAVEAKEGVAVQRETRTYASVTFQNYFRMYDALAGMTGTALSSEEEFYTVYGLEVVVIPTNRPTKRADHNDLIYQTAAGKYAAVAKYIKELHGKGQPVLVGTVSIEDNEIVSAYLTNAGVPHEMLNAKNHEREGEIIAQAGRKGKVTVATNMAGRGVDIKLGGVPALPEEREEVVALGGLAVIGTERHEARRIDNQLRGRAGRQGDAGETRFFVSLEDKLMRVFAADTIKRVMGTFGIPEDEPIESSMITSTLETAQKRIEGFNFDSRKQVLAYDDVMNTQRLAVYARRRAALTGSAEDIEALVLELIMGDEAAQAAYEAKRAEYGQEDFVQLLRRLVLQVTDAFWLEQLETMEYLRRSVSLRAYGQRDPLIEYRKEGLARFRHMEASIAEAVRQALPRIIPAEAARIRAEEERVRAQLMAAGGSESAGNGTSAPATIVKGSTPGRNDMVTIRKGDETQTMKYKKAESLLKEGWVMSTE comes from the coding sequence ATGGCCAATATCCTCAACCGGCTCTTCTCCCGCAACCAGTCCGCAGGATTCCTGAAGGAAGCCGCGCCCGTGGTTGCGCGGGCAAATGCGCTCGAATCCGAGCTTCTGGAGCTTCCTCGGGAAGCGCTTGCGGCCCGGCTTGAGGGTCTTCGGACGCGCGTTGCGGACGGAAAGCCCTCGGACGAGGCTATCGCGGAAGTCTTCGCCATCGTGCGGGAAGCGGCCCGCAGGACGCGAAACGAACGGCATTTCGACGTGCAGCTTATCGGCGGTCTCGCGCTTGCGCGCGGCAAGATCGCCGAAATGCGCACCGGAGAAGGCAAGACCCTGGTCGCGACGCTTCCGGCGGTGCTTCGGGCGCTTGCAGGCAAGGGCGTGCATATCGTCACGGTGAACGATTTCCTCGCCAGGCGCGACGCGACTTGGATGGGGCAGGTATACGCCTATCTCGGCATAACGGTGGGCGTCGTCACCTCAGGCGGGAGCTATCTCTACGACGAATCGCACGTCGAGAAGGAGGAAGACAAGGCGCGCGACGAACTTGGCTCCTTCCGGGTGTTCTACGACTATCTCCGACCCGCGACCAAGAAGGAGGCGTACGCGGCGGATGTCACCTACGCGACCAATAACGAGCTGGGCTTCGATTATCTGCGCGACAACACCGCCTACGACGCTTCCCAGATTTCCCAGCGCGGGCACCACTACGCCATCGTCGACGAGGTCGACTCTATCCTTATCGACGAGGCGCGTACCCCGCTCATCATCTCGGGTCCGGCCGCGGAATCGGGAGACCTCTACGTGCGCTTCGCGAAGATCGTCGAAGGGTTCAAGGAAGGTGAGGACTATACCATCGACGAGAAGCAGCGGGCGATCCAGATCACCGAAGAAGGCATCGGGAAGGCCGAGAAGGTGCTCGGTCTCGAAAATCTGTATACCGAAGGCGGCATGAAATACGCGCACCATCTTGAGACGGCCGTGCGCGCCAAGGCGCTCTTTCATAATGATAAGGAGTATGTGGTCAAGGACGGGGAGGTCGTGATCGTCGACGAATTCACCGGGCGCCTTCAGCCGGGCCGGCGCTGGTCCGAAGGGCTTCATCAGGCGGTCGAAGCCAAGGAAGGCGTCGCGGTGCAGCGGGAGACGCGCACGTACGCGAGCGTGACCTTCCAGAACTATTTCCGCATGTATGACGCGCTTGCGGGCATGACCGGCACCGCGCTCTCGTCCGAAGAGGAGTTTTATACCGTGTACGGGCTCGAGGTGGTCGTGATTCCGACCAACAGGCCTACGAAGCGCGCCGACCACAACGACCTCATCTACCAGACCGCGGCGGGGAAGTACGCGGCGGTCGCGAAATACATCAAGGAACTCCACGGGAAGGGCCAGCCGGTCCTCGTCGGCACCGTCTCGATCGAGGATAACGAGATCGTGAGCGCCTATCTTACGAACGCGGGAGTCCCGCACGAGATGCTGAATGCGAAGAACCACGAACGCGAAGGAGAGATCATCGCGCAGGCGGGCCGGAAGGGGAAGGTGACCGTCGCGACCAACATGGCCGGACGCGGCGTCGACATCAAGCTCGGGGGCGTTCCGGCGCTTCCCGAGGAGCGCGAGGAGGTCGTCGCGCTTGGCGGCCTCGCGGTCATCGGCACCGAGCGGCATGAGGCGCGCCGCATCGACAACCAGCTTCGGGGTCGTGCCGGACGCCAGGGAGACGCGGGCGAGACGAGATTCTTCGTATCGCTTGAAGACAAGCTCATGCGGGTCTTTGCGGCGGATACCATAAAGAGAGTCATGGGCACGTTCGGCATTCCCGAGGACGAGCCGATCGAGAGCTCCATGATCACCTCGACGCTTGAGACCGCGCAGAAGCGCATCGAAGGTTTCAACTTCGATTCCCGCAAGCAGGTGCTCGCGTACGACGACGTGATGAACACCCAGCGCCTCGCGGTCTATGCCCGCCGCCGTGCCGCACTCACGGGAAGCGCCGAGGACATCGAAGCGCTCGTACTCGAACTCATCATGGGCGACGAAGCGGCGCAGGCAGCGTACGAAGCGAAGCGCGCCGAGTACGGTCAGGAGGATTTCGTGCAGCTTCTTCGCAGGCTTGTCCTCCAGGTCACCGATGCCTTCTGGCTCGAGCAGCTGGAGACCATGGAATACCTCCGCCGTTCCGTATCCCTTCGTGCCTATGGCCAGAGAGACCCGCTCATCGAATACAGGAAGGAAGGGCTTGCGCGATTCCGGCACATGGAGGCGAGCATCGCCGAGGCCGTGCGGCAGGCGCTTCCGCGCATCATCCCGGCCGAGGCCGCGCGCATCCGCGCCGAAGAGGAGAGAGTTCGCGCGCAGCTTATGGCCGCGGGCGGGAGCGAATCCGCGGGAAACGGCACAAGCGCACCGGCCACGATCGTGAAGGGTTCGACTCCGGGCAGGAACGACATGGTAACTATCAGAAAGGGAGATGAGACGCAGACGATGAAGTATAAGAAAGCAGAATCTCTTCTTAAGGAGGGATGGGTAATGAGTACTGAATAG
- the gatB gene encoding Asp-tRNA(Asn)/Glu-tRNA(Gln) amidotransferase subunit GatB, which translates to MKYRPTIGLEVHAELKTRTKMFCDSKNDSREVRPNVNICPICLAHPGTLPTINKEAVRHVLRVGTALGATLADFSEFDRKSYFYPDIPKGYQISQYEHPLVSGGSLNGVAITRVHLEEDTARSTHGGDKSLVDFNRAGVPLMELVTEPVIHDAETAGAFARELQLLLRTLGASDANLEQGEMRIEANISVSDSDAFGTKVEVKNLNSFRSVERAIAYELDRQSKLIDSGGKVVQETRGWDETKQETFHQRFKEGSADYRYFPEPDLPKLVLSEVPEFSYDALAASLPELPWIRRERYVSLGLKPETVEMFLQEENKFLRAMFEGVAELTGSDADLMRLAGNYIASDIVGLLKDADARGSQENLSTTSFLALMRMIKAGDVSSRGAKDVLMEMYVSGGEPMAIATEKGLIQVHDENVLAEAVRGVIGANPEVVAQYRAGKEASLQFLVGAAMKATKGAGNPGKLRDLLATELAR; encoded by the coding sequence ATGAAGTACCGCCCGACCATCGGCCTTGAGGTCCATGCCGAGCTCAAAACTCGGACCAAGATGTTTTGTGATTCGAAGAACGATTCCCGGGAAGTACGGCCGAACGTGAATATCTGTCCTATCTGTCTCGCGCATCCGGGAACGCTTCCGACCATCAACAAGGAGGCTGTACGGCACGTGCTTCGCGTGGGGACCGCGCTTGGCGCAACGCTTGCCGACTTCAGCGAGTTCGACCGCAAGAGTTATTTCTATCCGGACATTCCGAAGGGATATCAGATAAGCCAGTACGAGCATCCGCTCGTTTCGGGCGGAAGCCTCAACGGCGTTGCGATCACACGCGTGCATCTTGAAGAGGATACTGCGCGCTCGACGCACGGCGGCGATAAAAGTCTTGTCGATTTTAATCGAGCGGGCGTTCCGCTCATGGAGCTCGTCACCGAGCCAGTGATACATGATGCCGAAACAGCCGGGGCATTCGCGCGCGAGCTGCAGCTTCTGTTGCGGACGCTCGGAGCCTCTGATGCGAATCTCGAGCAAGGTGAGATGCGTATCGAGGCGAATATCTCGGTATCGGATTCCGATGCCTTCGGCACGAAAGTTGAAGTGAAAAATCTAAACTCGTTCCGTTCGGTCGAGCGCGCGATCGCGTACGAGCTCGACCGTCAGTCCAAACTTATCGACTCGGGAGGGAAGGTAGTACAGGAGACGCGTGGCTGGGACGAGACGAAGCAGGAGACTTTTCACCAGCGCTTTAAGGAGGGAAGCGCCGACTATCGGTATTTTCCGGAGCCCGATCTTCCAAAGCTCGTTCTGTCCGAAGTTCCAGAGTTCTCATACGACGCGCTTGCCGCGTCGCTTCCGGAACTGCCGTGGATTCGCCGCGAACGCTATGTATCGCTTGGCCTCAAGCCGGAGACAGTCGAGATGTTTTTGCAGGAAGAAAACAAGTTCCTGCGCGCAATGTTCGAGGGCGTGGCGGAACTTACGGGCAGTGACGCCGACCTCATGCGGCTTGCCGGAAACTACATCGCGTCTGATATCGTCGGGTTGCTTAAGGATGCCGATGCGCGCGGGAGTCAGGAAAATCTTTCCACCACCTCTTTCCTTGCCCTTATGCGGATGATAAAGGCCGGAGATGTCTCTTCCCGGGGGGCAAAGGACGTACTCATGGAGATGTACGTCTCGGGCGGTGAGCCCATGGCGATAGCGACGGAAAAAGGCCTTATTCAGGTTCATGATGAAAACGTACTTGCCGAAGCGGTCCGCGGAGTCATTGGGGCGAACCCGGAGGTGGTGGCGCAGTACCGTGCAGGGAAGGAGGCCTCACTCCAGTTTCTTGTGGGTGCTGCCATGAAAGCGACCAAAGGTGCCGGGAATCCGGGGAAGCTGCGCGACCTTCTCGCGACGGAACTTGCGAGGTAA
- a CDS encoding DUF86 domain-containing protein — protein MGKDVRVYLHDILEYSDRIIASIGQVTFDEFRNSLDLQDATMRRFEVVGEAVKRVPEAVRVRYPDIEWAQATGFRDVLAHDYTEIVIDDLFFTAKNDLPVFREQIRQVLEELKAKD, from the coding sequence ATGGGAAAGGATGTCCGGGTTTATTTGCACGACATACTCGAATACAGCGACCGTATTATCGCAAGCATCGGGCAGGTAACGTTTGATGAGTTCCGAAACAGCCTCGATCTTCAGGACGCTACGATGCGGCGATTCGAAGTTGTCGGCGAAGCTGTAAAACGCGTACCGGAAGCGGTGCGCGTCCGATATCCAGATATCGAATGGGCACAAGCGACCGGATTCCGTGATGTGCTTGCCCATGACTATACTGAAATCGTCATCGACGATCTATTTTTCACCGCGAAAAACGACCTCCCTGTATTTCGCGAGCAGATTCGGCAGGTACTCGAGGAGCTGAAGGCTAAAGATTAG
- the obgE gene encoding GTPase ObgE has product MAFVDEVRVQAKAGRGGDGVVRWLHAFGKDKGGPSGGDGGKGGDVILEGVRDLAQLATYRFTKKVRAGDGEAGGNNDKHGADGEPAILRVPVGTVAKNRTTKEEYEILEEGQRIVILRGGAGGFGNPHFKSGENRNPDRATPGKPGEAGDIELTLKLIADAGLIGFPNAGKSSLLNALTSSKSKVGAYAFTTLEPNLGDFYGFILADVPGLIEGASSGRGLGTKFLKHIERTGFLVHLVSAEQDDVVAAYRVVRDELKGFGRELEGKREFVVLSKTDLIDSKGEIEVRVKALREASGAEVLPLSIADDTLLKAFSDRLSMLLRSRE; this is encoded by the coding sequence ATGGCATTCGTAGACGAGGTTCGGGTGCAGGCGAAAGCGGGGAGGGGAGGCGACGGAGTCGTCCGGTGGCTCCATGCGTTTGGGAAAGACAAGGGGGGGCCGTCCGGAGGAGACGGCGGGAAGGGGGGTGACGTGATACTTGAAGGCGTACGCGACCTCGCACAGCTCGCAACCTATCGATTCACGAAAAAAGTCCGTGCGGGTGACGGGGAGGCGGGCGGTAATAACGACAAACACGGTGCGGACGGGGAGCCGGCGATACTCAGGGTGCCGGTGGGTACCGTCGCGAAAAATCGCACGACAAAGGAAGAGTACGAAATTCTCGAGGAAGGACAGAGAATCGTAATCCTTCGCGGGGGTGCCGGAGGCTTTGGCAACCCTCACTTTAAAAGCGGCGAGAATAGGAATCCTGACCGGGCAACGCCGGGGAAACCGGGAGAGGCTGGGGATATCGAACTGACCCTCAAACTTATCGCGGACGCGGGTCTCATAGGCTTCCCGAACGCAGGGAAGTCCTCGCTCCTCAACGCACTTACCAGCTCAAAGTCCAAAGTCGGCGCCTATGCCTTCACCACCCTTGAGCCGAACCTTGGTGACTTCTATGGCTTCATTCTTGCCGACGTCCCGGGCCTTATCGAAGGAGCCTCGTCTGGCCGAGGTCTCGGTACCAAATTCCTAAAACATATCGAGCGCACCGGATTTCTTGTACATCTTGTCTCGGCTGAGCAAGATGACGTGGTTGCGGCCTATAGGGTGGTGCGGGACGAGCTCAAAGGCTTCGGACGCGAGCTCGAGGGGAAAAGGGAATTCGTCGTACTCTCAAAAACCGACCTGATTGATTCGAAAGGGGAGATCGAGGTGCGCGTAAAGGCTCTCAGGGAGGCCAGCGGAGCTGAAGTTCTTCCTCTTTCCATAGCCGACGACACGCTTCTTAAAGCTTTCTCCGACCGCCTTTCCATGCTTCTGCGCTCAAGAGAGTAG